One Paenarthrobacter aurescens TC1 DNA window includes the following coding sequences:
- a CDS encoding glycosyl transferase domin, group 2 family protein, with amino-acid sequence MTATTNESQEIAMTATTADEIPASTEQNLRIVQRVIFPANRDLDTLPLYVDPDTNKLHTSGGGADVQAIGMARKLHPEDILNRGSVQVRRGERLSFGSYFNAFPASYWRKWTIATKTVLHIETEGEGTVIVYRSNARGASQRVDSILVEGPSTNEFELTLAPFGDGGWYWFDLIAGGDGMTLKSAHWAVPDEGRPQGRVTLGVTTFNRADYCLETIKSIDGDAGLREILAELIIVDQGNKKVADQAGFDAVAESMGDQLRIINQGNLGGSGGFARNMYEMVVSDKSDYVMLLDDDIELETEGVMRAVAFADLCRKPTIVGGHMFDMYNKSVLHAYSEVVNFYRFLWGPVEGLGNHDFSTAGLRSTPQLHRRWDADYNGWWMCLIPKTVVETIGLSLPVFIKWDDAEYSLRGRAAGFPTVTLPGAAVWHVSWADKDDSVDWQAYYHERNRLIATLLHSPFPKGGRILRESLNTDVKHLVSMQYYPEQARVMALRDVLAGPDNLHKQLPTTMPKLRAMREEFPDSQVKTDPAAFPEVFRKRPPKKPQSFKQPGALGLLPWAVKTVLKQTLAPVRGTAKAAPEAHVAHQDGKWWSLAHLDSAVVSNADGTGASWHLRNPKMARQLVVESAKLHAQLFSNWETLRAQYREALPEITSMESWRETFEASEPSK; translated from the coding sequence ATGACCGCGACAACAAACGAAAGCCAGGAGATCGCTATGACGGCCACTACTGCCGATGAAATCCCCGCTTCCACGGAACAGAACCTGCGGATTGTCCAGCGGGTGATTTTCCCGGCCAACCGTGACCTCGACACGTTGCCGCTGTATGTGGATCCTGACACCAACAAGCTTCACACGAGTGGCGGCGGCGCCGATGTTCAGGCCATTGGCATGGCCCGGAAACTCCACCCGGAGGACATTTTGAACCGCGGCTCCGTTCAGGTCCGCCGTGGTGAGCGTCTTTCTTTCGGGTCGTATTTCAACGCTTTCCCTGCCAGCTACTGGCGTAAGTGGACCATCGCTACCAAAACCGTGCTGCACATCGAAACCGAAGGCGAGGGGACGGTTATCGTTTACCGGTCCAACGCCCGCGGTGCTTCCCAGCGCGTGGATTCGATTCTGGTGGAGGGCCCTTCCACCAATGAATTCGAACTGACATTGGCCCCGTTTGGGGACGGTGGCTGGTACTGGTTTGACCTCATTGCGGGCGGCGACGGCATGACGCTCAAGAGCGCTCACTGGGCTGTCCCTGATGAGGGCCGCCCACAGGGTCGCGTCACGCTCGGCGTAACCACGTTCAATCGTGCCGACTACTGCCTCGAAACCATCAAGTCCATTGACGGTGACGCTGGTCTGCGGGAAATCCTTGCGGAACTTATCATCGTGGATCAGGGCAACAAGAAGGTCGCAGACCAAGCTGGCTTCGACGCAGTCGCGGAGTCCATGGGTGATCAACTTCGGATCATCAACCAGGGCAACCTCGGCGGCTCGGGAGGTTTCGCGCGGAACATGTACGAGATGGTCGTTTCTGACAAGAGCGACTACGTCATGCTGCTGGACGACGATATCGAGCTGGAAACAGAAGGCGTAATGCGTGCAGTGGCGTTTGCAGACCTCTGCCGTAAGCCGACCATCGTTGGCGGCCACATGTTCGATATGTACAACAAGTCCGTCCTGCACGCCTATTCAGAGGTCGTCAACTTCTATCGCTTCCTTTGGGGGCCTGTGGAGGGACTCGGCAATCACGACTTCTCCACTGCGGGTTTGCGCTCCACTCCGCAACTCCACCGTCGCTGGGATGCGGATTACAACGGATGGTGGATGTGCCTGATTCCCAAGACGGTTGTGGAAACCATTGGTCTGTCCCTTCCTGTGTTCATTAAGTGGGACGACGCTGAGTACTCCCTCCGGGGCCGGGCTGCCGGCTTCCCCACGGTGACCCTTCCCGGGGCAGCAGTCTGGCATGTCTCTTGGGCCGATAAGGACGACTCCGTGGACTGGCAGGCCTACTACCACGAGCGCAACCGTCTTATCGCGACCCTCCTGCACTCGCCGTTCCCCAAGGGCGGTCGCATCCTGCGTGAGAGCTTGAACACGGACGTCAAGCACCTGGTATCCATGCAGTACTACCCGGAGCAGGCACGGGTGATGGCACTTCGCGATGTTCTCGCCGGTCCAGACAATTTGCACAAGCAACTGCCGACGACGATGCCGAAACTCCGTGCCATGCGCGAGGAGTTCCCGGACTCACAGGTCAAGACCGACCCTGCAGCGTTCCCCGAGGTCTTCCGCAAGCGTCCCCCCAAGAAGCCCCAGTCTTTCAAGCAGCCAGGCGCCTTGGGACTGCTTCCTTGGGCAGTTAAGACCGTCCTCAAACAGACACTGGCTCCCGTGCGCGGCACCGCCAAGGCTGCCCCTGAGGCTCACGTTGCTCATCAGGACGGCAAATGGTGGAGCTTGGCGCACTTGGATAGCGCCGTGGTATCCAACGCAGACGGCACGGGCGCTTCATGGCATTTGCGAAACCCGAAGATGGCACGCCAGCTGGTGGTTGAGTCCGCCAAACTCCATGCTCAGCTTTTCTCTAACTGGGAGACCCTCCGGGCACAGTACCGTGAGGCCCTTCCCGAGATCACCTCCATGGAGTCGTGGCGGGAAACGTTCGAAGCTTCGGAGCCCAGCAAGTAG
- the glf gene encoding UDP-galactopyranose mutase (identified by match to protein family HMM PF03275; match to protein family HMM TIGR00031): MGISVPARQYTGEFVNADLVVVGSGFFGLTIAERAATELGLKVAVLDRRHHIGGNAYSENEAQTGIEVHRYGAHLFHTSNERVWEYVNRFTKFTSYQHKVYTSHKGEVYPMPINLGTINQFFRSAMSPTEAKALIAEQAGELAGTDPQNLNDKGIQLIGRPLYEAFIKHYTGKQWQTDPKDLPAEIISRLPVRYNYDNRYFNDTYEGLPVDGYTAWIERMADHPNIEVVLNSDFFEDGEYGRSSVLGQVPVIYTGPVDRYFDYAEGDLSWRTIDLEEEVLPIEDFQGCSVMNYPDADAAFTRIHEFRHFHPERDYTKDATVIMREFSRFAEKGDEPYYPVNTSDDRQKLLAYRDLAKGEKSVLFGGRLGTYKYLDMHMAIGSALSMFDNKIKPHFTGGAKLESGGVDA, from the coding sequence GTGGGCATCTCTGTGCCCGCACGCCAATACACAGGAGAGTTTGTGAACGCTGATCTCGTCGTCGTCGGCTCGGGTTTCTTTGGCCTGACCATTGCAGAACGCGCCGCTACCGAGTTGGGGCTGAAGGTTGCGGTGCTTGATCGCCGCCACCATATTGGTGGAAACGCCTACAGCGAGAATGAGGCGCAGACCGGAATCGAGGTGCACCGCTACGGCGCCCACCTCTTCCACACCTCGAATGAACGTGTGTGGGAGTACGTGAACCGGTTTACCAAGTTCACGAGTTACCAGCACAAGGTGTACACCAGCCATAAAGGCGAGGTTTACCCCATGCCCATCAACCTGGGTACCATCAACCAGTTCTTCCGCTCGGCCATGAGCCCGACGGAAGCAAAGGCACTCATTGCCGAGCAGGCTGGCGAACTGGCGGGAACGGACCCCCAGAACCTCAATGACAAGGGCATCCAACTCATTGGCCGTCCCCTTTATGAGGCCTTCATCAAGCACTACACGGGAAAGCAGTGGCAGACGGATCCGAAGGATCTGCCGGCTGAAATCATCTCGCGGCTTCCCGTGCGCTACAACTATGACAACCGGTACTTCAACGACACTTACGAAGGTCTTCCAGTTGACGGTTACACTGCCTGGATTGAGCGGATGGCAGATCACCCGAACATTGAGGTTGTCCTGAACTCGGACTTCTTCGAGGACGGTGAGTACGGTCGCTCCTCTGTCCTCGGTCAGGTGCCCGTCATCTACACAGGCCCGGTTGACCGCTACTTCGACTATGCCGAAGGTGACCTTTCATGGCGCACCATCGATCTCGAAGAAGAGGTCCTGCCTATTGAGGACTTCCAGGGTTGTTCAGTAATGAACTACCCCGACGCCGATGCTGCTTTCACGCGCATCCATGAGTTCCGTCACTTCCACCCCGAGCGGGACTACACCAAGGACGCTACGGTCATCATGCGCGAGTTTTCTCGTTTTGCTGAGAAGGGGGACGAGCCTTACTACCCCGTCAACACTTCTGACGACCGCCAGAAGCTGCTTGCCTACCGCGATCTGGCCAAGGGCGAGAAGTCGGTCCTGTTCGGCGGCCGGCTTGGAACGTACAAGTATCTGGACATGCATATGGCCATTGGTTCCGCCTTGTCCATGTTCGACAACAAGATCAAGCCGCACTTCACTGGCGGCGCCAAGCTTGAAAGTGGGGGAGTGGACGCATGA
- a CDS encoding putative DegT/DnrJ/EryC1/StrS aminotransferase family protein (identified by match to protein family HMM PF01041; match to protein family HMM PF01053; match to protein family HMM PF01212), which translates to MSPEFIPPAKPIIGDDERKAVEAVLASGQLAQGSEVASFEQEFSQVLLDGRAAVAVNSGTSGLHLGLLAAGIGPGDEVIVPSFTFAATANSVALTGATPVFADVDLDHYTLDPASVESKITDRTAAIMPVHLYGHPFDVDGIGAVASKHGVKVFEDAAQAHGAAVNGRKVGTFGDFAMFSLYPTKNMTSGEGGMVSTGLADVERRLRLLRNQGMERQYENELVGFNARMTNIHAAIGRVQLTKINAWTKTRQENAAFFDANIEGVVTPKVSEGYEHVYHQYTIRIAEDRDGFAKALREEYNVGCGVYYPIPNHRLAPFQTSDDLPVTEEAAASVLSLPVHPSLSQDDLDRIVSAVNTIAKAGS; encoded by the coding sequence ATGAGCCCCGAATTCATTCCCCCCGCTAAGCCCATCATCGGTGATGACGAGCGCAAGGCAGTAGAGGCCGTCCTGGCTTCCGGCCAACTCGCACAGGGTTCGGAGGTTGCGTCTTTTGAACAGGAGTTCTCGCAAGTACTCCTCGACGGCAGGGCTGCAGTAGCGGTCAACTCAGGCACCTCCGGCCTGCACCTCGGCTTGTTGGCTGCGGGCATCGGTCCCGGCGACGAAGTCATTGTTCCGTCGTTCACTTTCGCGGCCACGGCTAACTCCGTGGCCCTGACGGGAGCAACTCCTGTCTTCGCCGACGTGGACTTGGACCACTACACGCTTGATCCGGCCTCCGTCGAATCGAAGATCACGGATCGCACGGCCGCCATCATGCCGGTTCACCTCTATGGCCACCCCTTCGACGTGGACGGAATCGGCGCAGTCGCTTCCAAGCACGGTGTGAAGGTCTTTGAAGACGCCGCCCAAGCACACGGTGCGGCCGTCAACGGTCGCAAGGTGGGTACGTTTGGTGACTTCGCCATGTTCAGCCTGTACCCCACCAAGAACATGACGTCCGGCGAAGGTGGCATGGTCAGCACAGGTTTGGCCGATGTCGAGCGTCGACTTCGGTTGCTCCGCAACCAGGGCATGGAGCGGCAGTATGAAAATGAGCTTGTTGGCTTCAACGCCCGCATGACAAACATCCACGCTGCCATTGGCCGCGTGCAGCTGACCAAAATCAACGCCTGGACCAAGACCCGCCAGGAGAACGCTGCCTTCTTCGACGCAAACATCGAAGGCGTTGTCACTCCCAAGGTGTCTGAAGGCTACGAGCACGTGTACCACCAGTACACCATTCGCATCGCTGAGGACCGCGATGGTTTCGCCAAGGCCCTGCGCGAGGAATACAACGTGGGCTGCGGCGTCTACTACCCCATCCCGAACCACCGCCTTGCGCCTTTCCAGACTTCTGATGACCTGCCCGTCACGGAAGAAGCAGCTGCCAGCGTCTTGTCGCTCCCGGTACATCCGTCGCTGAGCCAGGATGACCTTGACCGCATCGTTTCCGCGGTCAACACCATTGCGAAGGCAGGAAGCTAG
- a CDS encoding putative acetyltransferase — MSRVLNEEGPSPVIVVAESADVSDKAVIGDGSKIWHLAQVREQAELGVNCIVGRGAYIGTGVKMGDNCKVQNYALVYEPAVLEAGVFIGPAVVLTNDTYPRAVSPDGGLKSAHDWEPVGVTIREGASIGARAVCVAPVTIGRWATVAAGAVVAKDVPDFALMVGVPAKRHGWVGKAGFPLQRSGENWVCPETGATYVEQNETLREVEA; from the coding sequence TTGTCGCGTGTGCTCAATGAGGAAGGACCTTCACCGGTGATAGTGGTTGCGGAGAGCGCCGATGTTTCAGACAAGGCGGTAATTGGTGACGGATCAAAGATTTGGCATCTTGCCCAAGTCCGCGAGCAGGCCGAATTGGGCGTCAACTGCATCGTAGGACGCGGCGCCTATATTGGCACCGGAGTCAAAATGGGGGACAACTGCAAAGTTCAGAACTATGCACTTGTCTACGAGCCCGCGGTACTGGAGGCAGGCGTCTTCATCGGCCCGGCCGTTGTACTTACAAACGATACTTACCCCCGGGCGGTTAGCCCGGATGGCGGCTTGAAGAGCGCCCACGACTGGGAGCCCGTTGGTGTCACCATTCGTGAAGGAGCATCCATTGGTGCCCGCGCTGTCTGCGTCGCACCAGTCACCATTGGACGGTGGGCAACAGTGGCTGCTGGTGCTGTCGTCGCCAAAGACGTCCCTGATTTTGCCCTGATGGTCGGAGTTCCGGCCAAACGCCATGGTTGGGTCGGTAAAGCTGGTTTCCCGCTGCAACGCAGTGGTGAGAACTGGGTATGCCCGGAGACCGGCGCTACATATGTTGAACAGAACGAGACCCTTCGAGAGGTAGAGGCATGA
- a CDS encoding putative NADH-dependent dehydrogenase (identified by match to protein family HMM PF01408; match to protein family HMM PF02894) — protein MANLRAGLIGLGMMGRHHARVIRELEGVDLVAVADSFGDPHNVANGLEVCSSVEQLIEQGIDMAVAAVPTVLHEEVALQLAEAGVHCLVEKPIANDSVSGRRIAEAFDSRGLIGAVGHIERFNPSLQSLRERLGNGDLGEVYQISTRRQGPFPSRIADVGVVKDLATHDIDLTAWLAQSNFVNVVAHTTSRSGREHEDMVTAIGHLQSGVVTNHIVNWLSPMKERTTVVLGERGAYIADTISADLTFIENGTFQTDWDSVAAFRGVSEGSSTRFALAKREPLKMEHEAFRDAVLGKSMNIVTMAEGLETLRVAEAVLESAETGSVISL, from the coding sequence GTGGCAAATCTGCGTGCAGGCCTCATTGGACTGGGGATGATGGGCCGACACCATGCCCGCGTCATTCGAGAGCTTGAAGGCGTCGACCTCGTGGCCGTCGCTGACTCCTTCGGTGACCCCCACAACGTAGCCAACGGACTTGAGGTTTGCAGCTCCGTTGAACAGCTCATCGAGCAGGGCATTGACATGGCTGTGGCCGCAGTGCCCACCGTGCTTCACGAGGAAGTGGCTCTGCAGTTGGCTGAAGCCGGCGTGCACTGCCTGGTGGAAAAGCCTATTGCCAACGACTCTGTGTCGGGCAGGCGCATTGCCGAGGCTTTTGACTCGCGGGGATTGATCGGGGCCGTAGGTCACATCGAGCGCTTCAACCCGTCACTGCAGAGCCTCCGCGAACGGCTCGGCAACGGCGACCTCGGCGAGGTTTACCAAATTTCGACGCGACGCCAAGGGCCGTTCCCTTCCCGCATTGCAGATGTCGGCGTGGTCAAGGACCTCGCAACGCACGACATCGATCTCACTGCATGGCTTGCACAGAGCAATTTCGTGAATGTCGTGGCACACACGACTTCCAGGAGCGGACGCGAGCACGAGGACATGGTCACCGCCATTGGCCACCTGCAGAGCGGCGTAGTGACCAACCACATCGTCAACTGGCTGTCGCCCATGAAGGAGCGCACCACTGTTGTTCTGGGTGAGCGCGGCGCCTACATCGCGGACACCATTTCAGCTGATCTGACGTTCATTGAAAACGGCACTTTCCAGACTGACTGGGACTCCGTTGCGGCATTCCGTGGAGTGTCCGAGGGTTCATCGACCCGCTTTGCCCTGGCAAAGCGCGAACCGCTGAAGATGGAACACGAGGCATTCCGAGATGCTGTTCTCGGAAAGTCCATGAATATTGTCACAATGGCGGAGGGACTCGAGACCCTTCGCGTCGCTGAAGCTGTACTTGAGTCCGCGGAGACAGGCTCCGTGATCTCGCTCTAG